In Sphingobacterium sp. lm-10, the DNA window ATGGTGGATGCAGATCGCATTTATCGTATCTACAGCGGTATGTGCCGTGCTGATCAAGATCATGTAAATGATCTCAATTTAAGGCTATAATGGCCATTAAAAACGTTTTTAATTTTAGTAAGAGATATGAAGAAAGCAGAAATAAAACTCAATGTTGAGTTAGATGATAAAAATGTTCCGGAGACGATTCGTTGGTCTTCATCTGATGGAGAAACATCGGATGAGATGACTTCGAAAGCGATGTTCTTGGCCTTGTGGGATGCGCAATATAAGAATTCGCTGCGTATTGATTTGTGGACCAAAGATATGCCTTATGATGAGATGAAACGTTTCTTTTACGAAACGGTACAAACGATGGGAGATTCCTTTTTGCGCGCTTCTGGAGGAGATCCGATGGCAGAGAAAGTGATCGGCGATCTTCGTGACTTCTGTGCGCACTTTGCCGAAAAGATGGAAGTAATTGAGCCTCAGAGCTAGGGAAGGAATCGTTAAAGCATTTATTCGTTGTAGCATATGAATTACTTTTTAGTGAAATCAGAACCCTTCAAATACAGTTGGGAACAGTTTAATAAGGATGGTGAAACCTTTTGGGACGGCGTACGCAACTATCAGGCGCGCAATAACATGAAAGCCATGCAGAAAGGTGATTTGGTTCTTTTCTATCACAGTAATGAAGGGAAAGAAGTCGTTGGAATGGCGAAGGTAGTGAAAGAATACTATCAGGATCCTACTACCGAAGATGAGAAATGGGTGGTGGTTGATTTGGCACCAGTGCAATCTTTTGAACGCCCTGTAACGTTAGAAGCGATCAAAGCCGACAAAATGCTCGAAGATGTAGCCTTGGTAAGACAAGGTCGTCTATCTGTGATGCCGCTCAAGCAAGCAGAATTTGACCGCATCGTAGAAATGGGGAATAGCTAAGCTTAGCTATTCTCCTCTTTGAAACAGTTTAATCAGATCTTGTAATACTTCAGCATTTTCCGGTTTCAACTTTCCAGATAAGATCAGACGGAGCTCTCGTCTTTGTAGTGCAGAGGTATATAAGGTTTTTTCACCTTCAGTTTCGGGAATAAGCATGGGCACCGCTTTGGGCTTTCCTTCTTCGTTCAATGCGACAAACGTATAGTATGCTTCATTGGACTTTTCCTTAGTGCCTTTCGGGAGATTTTGTGCAAAAACCTCCATACGTACCTCTAACGAGCTGTTAAAAGCCCGCGTAACCTGAGCTTTAATAGTGACCACTTCTCCTAACTTTACCGGCCTTTTGAAAGATACATTATCTACCGATGCAGTTACCACCACATTATTACAATGTTTTTGTGCAGCCATCGCCGAACAGATATCCATCCAGTATAAGAGTTTTCCCCCCATCAGATTTCCAAATGTATTGGTGTCATTGGGAAGTACCAATTCGTTCATCTCTGTATACGAATGACTGGCTGATTTTGCTTGCATATGTAATTTGAAATTTAAATACTATTTAATTCTTCGTCGATCCTTTTCAAGGAAGTACGAAAAGCGGTAGGTGTATAGCCTAGTTCGGCTTTGGCTTTATCCAGTACAAAGCCTGTTTTTCGTGGCCTATTTTTGTCTTGGCCAATCTCTTTTGCCCTGATCGGTGTGATGAGTGTCTGATCTAAATTCCAAAAATGAGCTACTTCTTGTACCACTTCTTGAATCGACATCATCTCTCCTCCACTAATGTGGTAGATTCCTTCTGCATGTTGCTTCGCAGCCAAATGACATGCTTCTACCAGATCTTCTACCCAGGTAGGCATGCGCCATTGGTCGGAGACTACACGAATCGTTTCTTTGTTTGATAAAGCTTCCTTTGCCCAGATGACTAGATTACGTCCACTACTTCCTTTGTTTGGCGTGCCATATACTAGAATGGTGCGCAGAATGGCATGTCGGCATCCCGACTGCTGGAGTAGTTTTTCGGCGTCGATCTTGCTTTGCCCATAAGCATTACATGCGGTAGTAGGATCCGTTTCCAAATAAGATCCTTGCTTTCCATCGAACACAAAGTCGGTAGATAGAAAGGTGAGATGAATATCTTGTGCATGCGCAACAGTTGCCAACTCACGGACGATATCGACATTAACGGTTTGACATTGGACAGGATCTTTTTCACATACATCCACACTACTTATAGCTGCTGTATGAATAATGTGGGTTGGTCGAAAGCTTTTGATCGTGTCGAGTAACGCGGATGGATCACTGAAATCAGCCTGCAAGAAATCATGCGAAATATCCTGACTAATACGGTCCGGTGAGCCCGACGTGCAAAATAAGTGGTAACCAGACTCGGCGGCCAATCGCTTCACCAACTTTTGTCCAAGAAATCCGTTAGAACCTGTTACCAGTATGCGCATTGATTGTGAGATTTAAAGGTTTAATTGGTCCATTGAAAAGGCATCTCCGCAACGCTCATGGATCGGTCAATCACTTTTATCTCCAGATCTACGATTGATTGTAGCGCTTTGTAATCAATTTTATCCGGGTCATCGCTAGCCATGTGGTAGTCAGGGTGTCCGCCGGTATGAAAGAAGAGTACCGGGATATTTTTCTTATAAAAAGAAGTTTGGTCTGATCCGCCATTCCCATCTTTGCTTGTATAGAATTTAATATTACTCGTCACCCCGTCAAAGATCTCCACAAATGCAGGGCTGGTGCCATGTCCGATGATAGCTAAACCATTGTCCGTCTGATAGCGACCAATCATATCCATGTTTAGCATCCAGTGAATCTGATTTAGAGGAATCGTGGGG includes these proteins:
- the gldC gene encoding gliding motility protein GldC, which translates into the protein MKKAEIKLNVELDDKNVPETIRWSSSDGETSDEMTSKAMFLALWDAQYKNSLRIDLWTKDMPYDEMKRFFYETVQTMGDSFLRASGGDPMAEKVIGDLRDFCAHFAEKMEVIEPQS
- a CDS encoding EVE domain-containing protein → MNYFLVKSEPFKYSWEQFNKDGETFWDGVRNYQARNNMKAMQKGDLVLFYHSNEGKEVVGMAKVVKEYYQDPTTEDEKWVVVDLAPVQSFERPVTLEAIKADKMLEDVALVRQGRLSVMPLKQAEFDRIVEMGNS
- a CDS encoding acyl-CoA thioesterase, with the protein product MQAKSASHSYTEMNELVLPNDTNTFGNLMGGKLLYWMDICSAMAAQKHCNNVVVTASVDNVSFKRPVKLGEVVTIKAQVTRAFNSSLEVRMEVFAQNLPKGTKEKSNEAYYTFVALNEEGKPKAVPMLIPETEGEKTLYTSALQRRELRLILSGKLKPENAEVLQDLIKLFQRGE
- a CDS encoding SDR family oxidoreductase, coding for MRILVTGSNGFLGQKLVKRLAAESGYHLFCTSGSPDRISQDISHDFLQADFSDPSALLDTIKSFRPTHIIHTAAISSVDVCEKDPVQCQTVNVDIVRELATVAHAQDIHLTFLSTDFVFDGKQGSYLETDPTTACNAYGQSKIDAEKLLQQSGCRHAILRTILVYGTPNKGSSGRNLVIWAKEALSNKETIRVVSDQWRMPTWVEDLVEACHLAAKQHAEGIYHISGGEMMSIQEVVQEVAHFWNLDQTLITPIRAKEIGQDKNRPRKTGFVLDKAKAELGYTPTAFRTSLKRIDEELNSI